In the genome of Drosophila subpulchrella strain 33 F10 #4 breed RU33 chromosome 2L, RU_Dsub_v1.1 Primary Assembly, whole genome shotgun sequence, one region contains:
- the LOC119547477 gene encoding venom allergen 5.01: MAIDVTIWCIHFQQLIGRQNLWRGGSQLVCIQSGGNTIFNAMIKWIWLLSLVLIIYNIKASTDWCATDLCNGKHVLCQNNRKFHSPCPDQATAMVIMKKDMINLILDKHNDYRNKFAGGIDNHAKAARMATIQWDSELAKVADALVRRCEPLRDECVRTPNNLYAEVSYSLDKYYCMTTKKDALRKQLDYWFDPKRKDESHKLFFSVKENEQELPMNYFQVLRDRANRVGCAIVEYIRPALVHQLLKCVYNCGVTLCEDDHNPVYEDTEYDAAEECVMGSSSKYKNLCHEDEQVKSCDGGELVVENENNNEPPPTATTIPIPTYNISEFLPAIPDNPDPFHGFGDLPDNPDISFRTNRNHSLFGKHGKNLEYKHWLTNLIPSRPLNPYKVTKRIK, from the exons ATGGCAATCGATGTGACAATTTGGTGCATCCATTTTCAGCAACTAATTGGAAGGCAAAATCTCTGGAGAGGTGGAAGCCAGTTGGTATG CATCCAAAGCGGGGGCAATACTATATTCAATGCCATGATAAAGTGGATTTGGCTGCTATCCCTTGTGTTGATTATCTACAATATCAAGGCTTCAACAGATTGGTGCGCAACTGATCTCTGCAATGGGAAACACGTCCTTTGCCAAAACAATAGG AAATTTCATTCACCTTGTCCGGACCAAGCCACAGCGATGGTGATAATGAAAAAGGATATGATTAACTTAATTCTGGACAAACACAATGATTATCGCAATAAGTTTGCCGGCGGAATAGATAACCATGCGAAGGCAGCAAGAATGGCCACAATTCAATGGGATTCGGAACTGGCCAAAGTGGCTGATGCTTTGGTACGTCGATGTGAACCCCTCAGAGATGAGTGCGTAAGAACCCCGAATAACCTATACGCAGAAGTGAGCTACTCCCTCGACAAGTACTACTGTATGACCACGAAAAAGGATGCTCTGAGAAAACAACTAGACTACTGGTTCGATCCGAAAAGAAAAGATGAATCGCATAAACTATTTTTCTCTGTCAAGGAAAATGAACA GGAACTTCCGATGAACTACTTTCAGGTACTCAGGGATCGAGCAAACCGCGTGGGCTGTGCCATAGTTGAATATATTCGCCCAGCACTCGTCCATCAATTACTAAAATGTGTTTACAACTGTGGCGTAACTCTCTGTGAGGACGATCATAATCCTGTCTACGAGGACACCGAATATGATGCAGCTGAAGAATGTGTGATGGGATCAAgttctaaatataaaaatctttGCCACGAAGATGAGCAAGTTAAAAGCTGCGATGGCGGAGAACTCGTTgtggaaaatgaaaataataatgaacCTCCTCCCACTGCAACTACGATTCCAATTCCAACTTATAACATAAGTGAGTTCTTACCAGCAATACCGGATAATCCCGATCCGTTCCATGGTTTTGGTGATCTTCCGGACAACCCCGATATATCATTCAGAACTAACAGAAATCATTCACTCTTTGGAAAACATGGAAAGAATCTTGAGTATAAGCACTGGTTAACTAATTTAATACCATCGAGACCGCTCAACCCTTATAAAGTAACCAAAAGAATTAAATAA